A genomic region of Arachis stenosperma cultivar V10309 chromosome 9, arast.V10309.gnm1.PFL2, whole genome shotgun sequence contains the following coding sequences:
- the LOC130949868 gene encoding uncharacterized protein LOC130949868 has product MTGRSTFFIKLNKYDRGFVTFGDDRKDCDAGNQAQKDNETAQNHENENFRQTEPETAAAKNSTRDNSILSHESEENPETNSFLNPLVIESASKSTRPCKNRKSSCKVNIQAKAKLITWDEAPMISKYCYEALDKCLRDILRCSDSYNAHLPFGGKVVVLGGDFRQILPIILRDSRQDIIQSSINSSYLWHNCKVLKLTKNMRLSLSENNNIQELRNFAEWLLKIGDGLAGDTTDGESIVHIPFDILIKNSETVLDDLIDFVYPNMLSNLSVEIYFKDRAILAPTLDFCVTDVNNKMTAGLPGQEIVYLSSDSVCAEEGNMELELDDFSPEILNGINCSGLPPHKLVLKVGAPVMLLQNIDQTNSLCNGTRMQVRRMGNHVIECKTLTGNKVRSIILIPRVNLIPNNETLPVRFQRRQFPIIMSFAMIINKSHGQTLLKLPRPVFTHGQLYVTLSRVTSKDGLRVLLQDHGHLEDNCMMNVVYREVFESL; this is encoded by the exons ATGACTGGAAGGTCAACTTTCTTCATCAAACTAAACAAGTATGATAGaggttttgtgacctttggagatgatAGAAAAGACTGTGATGCAGGgaatcaagctcaaaaggacAATGAAACTGcacaaaatcatgaaaatgaaaattttagaCAAACTGAACCAGAAACTGCAGCTGctaaaaattcaacaagagacaattccattttgtctcatgaatctgaagAAAATCCTGAAACCAACAGTTTCCTGAATCCCTTGGTGATTGAATCTGCCTCCAAGTCCACTAGACCTTGTAAGAACC GGAAGTCCTCTTGCAAGGTTAATATCCAAGCTAAGGCCAAATTAATCACATGGGATGAAGCTCCAATGATAAGTAAGTATTGTTACGAAGCTTTAGATAAATGCCTCAGAGACATCTTAAGGTGCTCAGATTCGTATAATGCTCATTTGCCATTTGGAGGTAAAGTTGTTGTTCTCGGAGGAGATTTTAGACAAATTTTACCTATAATTCTCAGAGACTCAAGGCAAGATATAATTCAGTCTTCTATTAATTCTTCATATTTGTGGCATAACTGTAAGGTTTTGAAGCTTACAAAAAACATGAGATTGTCACTAAGTGAAAACAACAATATACAAGAACTCAGAAATTTTGCagaatggctactcaaaattgGTGATGGTTTGGCTGGTGATACAACAGATGGTGAATCGATCGTTCATATACCATTTGACATTTTGATTAAGAACTCTGAGACAGTTTTGGATGACCTCATTGATTTTGTGTATCCAAATATGTTATCCAATTTATCCGTTGAAATTTATTTCAAGGATAGAGCAATTCTTGCACCAACTTTGGATTTTTGTGTCACTGATGTCAACAACAAGATGACTGCAGGGCTACCTGGACAAGAAATAGTCTACTTAAGTTCAGACTCTGTGTGTGCTGAAGAGGGAAATATGGAACTTGAGTTAGATGATTTCTCGCCGGAGATTCTAAATGGAATAAATTGTTCAGGTCTACCACCACACAAGTTGGTTCTGAAGGTTGGCGCTCCTGTTATGTTGCTGCAGAATATAGACCAAACTAATAGTTTGTGCAATGGAACGAGGATGCAAGTTAGAAGAATGGGAAATCATGTGATAGAATGCAAGACTTTAACTGGTAACAAAGTTAGAAGTATTATTCTTATCCCAAGAGTGAATCTAATTCCAAATAATGAAACATTGCCGGTCAGGTTTCAAAGAAGACAATTCCCAATTATCATGTCATTTGCAATGATAATAAATAAGTCCCATGGACAAACTCTATTGAAACTTCCAAGGCCAGTTTTCACCCATGGTCAATTGTATGTTACGTTATCAAGGGTAACGAGTAAAGATGGTCTGCGAGTGCTGTTGCAAGATCATGGACACTTGGAAGATAATTGCATGATGAATGTGGTATATAGAGAAGTTTTTGAGAGCCTATAA